A DNA window from Micromonospora sp. NBC_01739 contains the following coding sequences:
- a CDS encoding RecB family exonuclease, translating to MTADPVITQQVATAAPLPPTVRASLSPSRAADFKTCPLLYRFRSIDRLPERPTVEQARGTLVHAVLERLFDLPAAGRTPEAAGDLVAPQWDRLVTEQPELAGLFTDEGQVDPAEFLRSAAGLLKGYFAVEDPRRLEPAERESLISAVIDDELLIRGYLDRLDVAPDGALRVVDYKTGGAPREAFESRALFQLKFYALVLWRTRGVVPRVLRLLYLRDAEVCDYTPEEEELVRFERTVVALWRAIEQATAAQDFRPRPSRLCDWCSHQSLCPSYGGTPPPFPEQAAIPDPLRDARSRPAQPGADE from the coding sequence ATGACAGCGGATCCGGTGATCACACAGCAGGTTGCGACCGCGGCCCCGTTGCCGCCGACCGTGCGGGCCTCGCTGTCACCCTCACGGGCGGCCGACTTCAAGACCTGCCCCCTGCTCTACCGGTTCCGCAGCATCGACCGGCTGCCCGAGCGGCCCACGGTCGAGCAGGCCCGCGGCACCCTCGTGCACGCGGTGCTGGAGCGGCTGTTCGACCTACCGGCGGCCGGCCGCACCCCGGAGGCCGCCGGTGATCTCGTCGCCCCGCAGTGGGACCGGCTGGTCACCGAGCAGCCGGAGCTGGCCGGGCTGTTCACCGACGAGGGGCAGGTCGACCCGGCCGAGTTCCTGCGTTCGGCGGCGGGCCTGCTCAAGGGCTACTTCGCGGTGGAGGATCCGCGCCGGTTGGAGCCGGCCGAGCGGGAGAGTCTGATCTCCGCGGTGATTGACGACGAGTTGCTCATCCGCGGCTACCTGGACCGGCTGGATGTGGCCCCCGACGGCGCCTTGCGGGTGGTGGACTACAAGACCGGCGGGGCGCCCCGCGAGGCCTTCGAGTCTCGGGCCTTGTTCCAGCTCAAGTTCTACGCGCTGGTGCTGTGGCGTACCCGGGGGGTGGTGCCCCGGGTGCTGCGGCTGCTCTACCTGCGCGACGCCGAGGTGTGCGACTACACCCCGGAGGAGGAGGAACTGGTGCGTTTCGAACGCACCGTGGTGGCGCTGTGGCGGGCCATCGAGCAGGCCACCGCCGCGCAGGATTTCCGGCCCCGTCCCAGCCGGCTCTGCGACTGGTGCAGCCATCAGTCCCTCTGTCCCAGCTACGGCGGCACCCCGCCGCCGTTTCCGGAGCAGGCCGCGATACCCGACCCGCTACGTGATGCCCGGTCCCGTCCGGCGCAGCCCGGCGCGGACGAGTGA
- a CDS encoding ABC transporter permease — protein MFRATLKSLLARKVRLMLSGLAVVLGVMFVSGAFVLTDTLGRTFDQIFADAYEEVDVSVAAKPKVQGNGMEGMQLASPVPAAALPTVQAVEGVAEATGVVVADGARLIGSNGKVVASFGPPQMGGNWVGQGDLVQLRDGREPQADDEIVINKGLATTAKVAVGDRVGVLTLAPRKDFTIVGIFGYSGDRDSMGGANEILFTTPVAQQLMLGEPDVYSNIVVTAAAGVSDTQLRDSVAAAVGDGYEVKTGEQLSAEASAGLKEGLSFFNRILLGFAAVALLVGTFLILNTFSIIVAQRTRELALLRAVGASGKQIIGSVVLEAIAIGLIAAVFGLAAGIGIGALLAALFSNLAGGMDLAGIGVPASAVIGAFGVGLVITVLAALLPALRAARIPPIAAMQDVATPDRPLTKITIAGAVVTAIGATLLFLGLGGYAGGNTLATILGGVLFAFIGVALLTPLISKPVVAALGAIFSGWVPGKLGRLNSGRNPRRTAITAAALMVGIALVTGITVILDSAKSSISGLAQDTVKAELVIAGAQSGPRPPTFDPAVLEEAKTIPGVRLVDGLYGDMSLVDGERTYTGAVTEPAALRQVYSLTASAGNIDRLGPGELLVSTDTAKDRGLSVGSTVPIQFARGEVQTFTVTGVFDDSPLFTGVQMVVPTQSAADFTIPQPIQGFVQLESGTSVDQVQPRVEALLANSPEVSVVSLDAYIEQQAGQLDSLLTMIRILLALAIVIAVLGIINTLALSVLERTRELGLLRAIGLKRSQTMGMITVEAVVISVFGALLGVVVGTGLGAAVVEALRDEGITDLVLPWGQMGVFLGLAALIGVIAAVLPAIRAARINVLGAIAHD, from the coding sequence ATGTTCCGGGCGACATTGAAGAGCCTGCTGGCCCGCAAGGTCCGGCTGATGTTGTCCGGCCTGGCCGTGGTGCTGGGCGTGATGTTCGTCTCCGGTGCCTTCGTCCTCACCGACACCCTCGGCCGTACCTTCGACCAGATCTTCGCCGACGCCTACGAAGAGGTCGACGTCAGTGTGGCCGCCAAGCCCAAGGTGCAGGGCAACGGCATGGAGGGCATGCAGTTGGCCAGCCCGGTGCCGGCCGCCGCCCTGCCGACGGTCCAGGCGGTCGAGGGGGTGGCCGAGGCCACCGGTGTGGTGGTCGCCGACGGGGCCCGACTGATCGGCAGCAACGGCAAGGTGGTCGCCTCCTTCGGGCCGCCGCAGATGGGCGGCAACTGGGTCGGCCAGGGCGACCTGGTGCAGTTGCGGGATGGCCGGGAACCGCAGGCCGACGACGAGATCGTGATCAACAAGGGTCTGGCGACCACGGCCAAGGTGGCCGTCGGCGACCGGGTGGGGGTGCTCACCCTGGCCCCGCGCAAGGACTTCACCATCGTCGGCATCTTCGGCTACAGCGGCGACCGGGACTCCATGGGTGGCGCCAACGAGATCCTGTTCACCACCCCGGTGGCGCAGCAGCTGATGCTCGGTGAGCCGGACGTCTACAGCAACATCGTGGTGACCGCCGCAGCGGGGGTCTCCGACACCCAGTTGCGCGACTCGGTGGCCGCCGCGGTCGGCGACGGCTACGAGGTGAAGACCGGTGAGCAGCTCTCCGCCGAAGCCTCCGCCGGGCTGAAGGAGGGGCTCTCCTTCTTCAACCGGATCCTGCTCGGCTTCGCCGCGGTGGCCCTGCTGGTCGGCACCTTCCTCATCCTCAACACCTTCTCGATCATCGTGGCGCAGCGCACCCGCGAGCTGGCTCTGCTGCGGGCCGTCGGTGCCAGCGGCAAGCAGATCATCGGCTCGGTGGTGCTGGAGGCCATCGCCATCGGCCTGATCGCCGCGGTGTTCGGCCTGGCCGCCGGCATCGGCATCGGGGCCCTGCTGGCGGCCCTGTTCAGCAACCTCGCCGGCGGGATGGACCTGGCCGGGATCGGGGTTCCGGCCTCCGCGGTGATCGGCGCCTTCGGGGTCGGCCTGGTCATCACCGTGCTGGCGGCGCTGCTGCCGGCGCTGCGGGCCGCGCGGATCCCCCCGATCGCGGCGATGCAGGACGTCGCCACCCCGGACCGCCCCCTTACGAAGATCACCATCGCCGGGGCGGTGGTCACCGCGATCGGCGCCACCCTGCTCTTCCTCGGCCTGGGCGGATACGCCGGAGGCAACACCCTGGCCACCATCCTGGGTGGGGTGCTGTTCGCCTTCATCGGGGTGGCCCTGCTGACCCCGCTGATCAGCAAGCCCGTGGTGGCCGCCCTGGGGGCGATCTTCTCCGGCTGGGTGCCCGGCAAGCTGGGCCGGCTCAACTCCGGCCGCAACCCCCGCCGTACCGCCATCACGGCCGCCGCCCTGATGGTCGGCATCGCCCTGGTCACCGGCATCACCGTCATCCTGGATTCGGCCAAGAGCAGCATCAGCGGCCTGGCCCAGGACACCGTCAAGGCGGAACTGGTGATCGCCGGGGCGCAGTCCGGCCCCCGCCCCCCGACCTTCGACCCCGCCGTGCTGGAGGAGGCGAAGACAATCCCCGGGGTACGGCTGGTCGACGGCCTCTACGGCGACATGTCCCTGGTCGACGGCGAGCGCACCTACACCGGAGCGGTGACCGAACCGGCCGCCCTGCGTCAGGTCTACAGCCTGACCGCCTCCGCCGGGAACATCGACCGGCTGGGCCCCGGTGAGCTGCTGGTCAGCACGGACACCGCGAAGGACCGGGGCCTGTCGGTCGGCTCGACCGTGCCGATCCAGTTCGCCCGGGGTGAGGTGCAGACCTTCACCGTCACCGGCGTCTTCGACGACTCACCGCTGTTCACCGGGGTGCAGATGGTGGTGCCGACCCAGTCGGCCGCCGACTTCACCATCCCGCAGCCCATCCAGGGCTTCGTCCAACTGGAGTCCGGCACCTCGGTCGACCAGGTGCAGCCGCGCGTCGAGGCGCTGCTGGCCAACAGCCCCGAGGTCTCCGTGGTCAGCCTCGACGCCTACATCGAGCAGCAGGCCGGTCAGCTCGACAGCCTGCTCACGATGATCCGCATCCTGCTGGCGCTGGCCATCGTGATCGCCGTACTCGGCATCATCAACACCCTGGCCCTGTCGGTGCTGGAGCGGACCCGGGAGCTGGGCCTGCTGCGCGCCATCGGTCTGAAGCGGTCGCAGACCATGGGCATGATCACCGTGGAGGCGGTGGTGATCTCGGTGTTCGGCGCGCTGCTCGGCGTGGTCGTCGGCACCGGACTGGGTGCCGCCGTGGTCGAGGCCCTGCGCGACGAGGGCATCACCGACCTGGTGCTGCCCTGGGGCCAGATGGGGGTCTTCCTCGGCCTGGCCGCCCTGATCGGGGTGATCGCCGCGGTGCTGCCGGCGATCCGCGCCGCCCGCATCAACGTCCTGGGCGCCATCGCCCACGACTGA
- a CDS encoding ferredoxin: protein MAEVATDELQVWVDQDLCTGDGLCVQYAPEVFEFDVDGLAYVKGPDGELQQTPGARVGVPEHLRLEVIDSARECPGECIHVVRGSDGVEVAGPEAED from the coding sequence GTGGCCGAGGTCGCGACCGACGAGTTGCAGGTCTGGGTGGACCAGGACCTCTGCACGGGTGACGGGCTGTGCGTCCAGTACGCACCGGAGGTCTTCGAGTTCGATGTCGACGGCCTGGCCTACGTCAAGGGCCCCGACGGTGAACTTCAGCAGACCCCGGGGGCCCGGGTCGGCGTACCGGAACACCTGCGCCTCGAGGTGATCGACTCGGCGCGGGAGTGCCCCGGCGAGTGCATCCACGTCGTACGCGGCAGCGACGGCGTCGAGGTGGCCGGCCCGGAGGCCGAGGACTGA
- a CDS encoding sensor histidine kinase, with protein MYTGLRQRLRRRPLVADGLLAVGLVLAEALLTLLTPREFWPRSLPVALGWSLLCAAPVILRRLAPWAAVTAAVATLVLPMLFEANVATQSFTFAVLTYTLAAHHAMRPALLAAVLLWVPVSLVNALVLPAESLPQLSSAYLIANNLLVGIVSFSVGRAVHARRTSIEALRERARVAEANQRALAEQAVADEQRRIARELHDVVAHHVSVMGVLATGVRRVLRRDPDAADEAVATIEETSRATLRELRRLLDVLRTEAEPAADLAPQPGLAGIETLVEQVREAGLPVTLTVAGTPGPVEQGVALTVYRIVQEALTNALKHAGQATAQVRVGFPGDAVEVEVTDTGRGPAPGHRRVGHGLVGMRERVALYGGVLRTGARTGGGYRVYARIPVEPLADARRAAP; from the coding sequence GTGTACACAGGGCTGAGGCAGCGGCTGCGCCGGCGTCCGCTGGTCGCCGACGGCCTGCTGGCGGTCGGGCTGGTCCTGGCCGAGGCCTTGCTCACCCTGCTGACCCCACGGGAGTTCTGGCCCCGGTCCCTGCCGGTGGCCCTGGGCTGGAGCCTGCTGTGCGCCGCTCCGGTGATCCTGCGCCGGTTGGCGCCCTGGGCCGCCGTGACCGCCGCGGTGGCGACCCTGGTCCTGCCGATGCTGTTCGAGGCGAACGTCGCGACGCAGAGTTTCACCTTCGCCGTGCTCACGTACACCCTCGCCGCCCACCACGCGATGCGCCCGGCGTTGCTGGCCGCCGTGCTGCTGTGGGTGCCGGTGTCCCTGGTCAACGCGCTGGTGCTGCCGGCGGAGTCGCTGCCCCAGCTCAGCTCGGCGTACCTGATCGCGAACAACCTGCTGGTGGGGATCGTGTCCTTCTCGGTGGGTCGGGCCGTGCACGCCCGACGTACCTCGATCGAGGCCCTGCGGGAGCGGGCCCGGGTGGCCGAGGCGAACCAGCGGGCCCTGGCCGAGCAGGCGGTCGCCGACGAGCAGCGCCGCATCGCCCGGGAACTGCACGACGTGGTGGCCCACCACGTCAGCGTGATGGGGGTGCTGGCCACCGGGGTCCGGCGGGTGCTGCGCCGTGACCCGGACGCCGCCGACGAGGCCGTCGCCACCATCGAGGAGACCAGCCGGGCCACCCTGCGGGAGTTGCGACGGCTGCTCGATGTGCTGCGTACCGAGGCGGAGCCGGCCGCCGACCTGGCCCCACAGCCGGGGTTGGCCGGCATCGAGACCCTGGTCGAACAGGTACGCGAAGCCGGGCTGCCGGTGACCCTGACGGTGGCCGGCACCCCGGGGCCGGTGGAGCAGGGGGTGGCGCTGACCGTGTACCGGATCGTGCAGGAGGCGTTGACCAACGCCCTGAAACATGCCGGTCAGGCCACCGCCCAGGTGCGGGTCGGTTTTCCCGGCGACGCCGTGGAGGTGGAGGTCACCGACACCGGCCGGGGACCGGCACCCGGGCACCGCAGGGTCGGGCACGGCCTGGTCGGGATGCGCGAGCGGGTCGCCCTCTACGGTGGTGTCCTGCGCACCGGGGCCCGCACCGGCGGCGGCTACCGGGTGTACGCGCGCATCCCGGTCGAACCCCTGGCCGACGCCCGGCGAGCGGCACCCTGA
- the arc gene encoding proteasome ATPase: MARSDDADSRAARWEKEAHDLSTQVAFLQEELALVRRKLTESPRHVRQLEERLAATQAQLARLSENNERLVSTLKEARAQIVTLKEEIDRLAQPPSGYGVFLARHDDGTVDVFTGGRKLRVAVSPSLDVGELRRGQEVLLNDALNIVDAFGYERVGEVVMLKEILVGPEGAPGDRALVVSHSDEERIVHLAESLIGSAIRAGDSLMIEPRSAYAYERIPKSEVEELVLEEVPDVDYGDIGGLHSQIEQIRDAVELPFLHADLFREHQLRPPKGILLYGPPGCGKTLIAKAVANSLAKKIAERRGEEKHTSFFLNIKGPELLNKYVGETERHIRLIFQRAREKAGEGTPVIVFFDEMDSVFRTRGSGVSSDVENTIVPQLLSEIDGVEGLENVIVIGASNREDMIDPAILRPGRLDVKIKIERPDAEAAKDIFSKYILPGLPLHADDLAEHGGDPQATVAAMIDAVVLRMYSETEENRFLEVTYANGDKEVLYFKDFNSGAMIQNIVDRGKKMAIKEFLTSGRKGLRLQHLLDACVDEFRENEDLPNTTNPDDWARISGKKGERIVYIRTLVSGGKGTEAGRSIETASNTGQYL; encoded by the coding sequence GTGGCACGCAGCGACGACGCGGACTCGCGCGCCGCACGGTGGGAGAAGGAGGCCCACGATCTCTCCACGCAGGTCGCGTTCCTTCAAGAGGAACTCGCTCTGGTGCGGCGCAAGTTGACGGAAAGCCCCCGACACGTGCGGCAGCTGGAAGAACGGCTGGCCGCGACTCAGGCGCAGCTGGCGCGGCTGTCCGAGAACAACGAACGCCTCGTGAGCACCCTCAAGGAGGCTCGCGCGCAGATCGTGACGCTCAAGGAGGAGATCGACCGGCTGGCGCAGCCGCCCAGCGGGTACGGCGTCTTCCTGGCCCGGCACGACGACGGCACGGTGGACGTCTTCACCGGCGGACGCAAGCTCCGGGTGGCCGTCTCGCCCTCGCTCGACGTGGGTGAACTCCGTCGCGGTCAGGAGGTCCTGCTCAACGACGCGCTCAACATCGTCGACGCGTTCGGCTACGAGCGGGTCGGCGAGGTGGTCATGCTCAAGGAGATCCTGGTGGGCCCCGAGGGGGCGCCGGGTGACCGGGCACTGGTCGTCTCGCACTCCGATGAGGAACGGATCGTGCACCTGGCCGAGAGCCTGATCGGCAGTGCGATCCGGGCCGGCGACTCGCTCATGATCGAACCCCGCTCGGCGTACGCCTACGAGCGGATTCCCAAGAGCGAGGTCGAGGAACTGGTCCTGGAGGAGGTGCCGGACGTCGACTACGGCGACATCGGTGGCCTGCACTCCCAGATCGAGCAGATCCGCGACGCGGTGGAACTGCCCTTCCTGCACGCGGACCTGTTCCGGGAGCACCAGTTGCGTCCGCCGAAGGGCATCCTGCTCTACGGGCCGCCAGGCTGCGGCAAGACGCTGATCGCCAAGGCGGTCGCCAACTCCCTGGCCAAGAAGATCGCCGAGCGGCGGGGCGAGGAGAAGCACACCAGCTTCTTCCTCAACATCAAGGGCCCGGAGCTGCTCAACAAGTACGTCGGCGAGACCGAACGGCACATTCGGTTGATCTTCCAGCGGGCTCGGGAGAAGGCCGGCGAGGGCACCCCGGTCATCGTCTTCTTCGACGAGATGGACTCGGTCTTCCGGACCCGTGGCTCCGGGGTCTCCTCCGATGTGGAGAACACCATCGTTCCCCAGTTGCTCAGTGAGATCGACGGTGTCGAGGGCCTGGAGAACGTCATCGTCATCGGCGCCTCCAACCGGGAAGACATGATCGACCCGGCGATCCTGCGCCCCGGTCGCCTCGATGTGAAGATCAAGATCGAGCGTCCGGACGCCGAGGCGGCCAAGGACATCTTCTCCAAGTACATCCTCCCCGGCCTGCCGCTGCACGCCGACGACCTGGCCGAACACGGTGGAGACCCCCAGGCCACCGTCGCCGCCATGATCGACGCGGTGGTCCTGCGGATGTACTCCGAGACCGAGGAGAACCGCTTCCTGGAAGTCACCTACGCCAACGGTGACAAGGAGGTCCTGTACTTCAAGGACTTCAACTCCGGCGCGATGATCCAGAACATCGTCGACCGGGGCAAGAAGATGGCCATCAAGGAGTTCCTCACCTCCGGCCGCAAGGGGTTGCGCCTGCAACACCTGCTCGACGCCTGCGTCGACGAGTTCCGCGAGAACGAGGACCTGCCCAACACCACCAACCCCGACGACTGGGCCCGCATCTCCGGTAAGAAGGGCGAGCGGATCGTCTACATCCGCACCCTCGTCTCCGGCGGCAAGGGCACCGAGGCCGGTCGCTCCATCGAGACCGCCAGCAACACCGGCCAGTACCTCTGA
- a CDS encoding tRNA (adenine-N1)-methyltransferase produces MTVTHSNPATPGDAVPAQTPELTPVHRGPFRPGDRVQLTDPKGRMHTVTLEPGKQFHTHRGILAHDALIGLPDGSVVTTSGGGTAFLALRPLLSDYVLSMPRGAQVIYPKDSAQIVAMGDIFPGAKVLEAGAGSGALSCSLLRAVGAGGELHSYELREDFAQIARRNVESFFNGPHPAWRLHVGDVGECTETGFDRIILDMLAPWENLDMVERALLPGGVFIGYVATTPQLSELVEALRERGGWTEPRAWESLVRDWHAEGLAVRPDHRMIAHTAFLVSARKLAPGVTAPPRRRKPSKGTEAYVQRRQALRDAEAARQASALSQTQPDTTQETGRP; encoded by the coding sequence GTGACCGTGACCCACTCGAACCCGGCCACCCCGGGGGACGCCGTGCCCGCCCAGACACCGGAGCTGACCCCGGTGCACCGGGGGCCGTTCCGGCCCGGCGACCGGGTACAGCTGACCGATCCCAAGGGCCGGATGCACACGGTCACCCTGGAGCCGGGCAAACAGTTCCACACCCACCGGGGCATCCTGGCGCACGACGCCCTCATCGGGCTGCCCGACGGCAGCGTGGTCACCACCTCCGGCGGCGGTACGGCCTTCCTGGCGCTGCGTCCCCTGCTGTCGGACTATGTGCTGTCCATGCCGCGTGGCGCCCAGGTGATCTACCCCAAGGACTCCGCCCAGATCGTCGCCATGGGGGACATCTTCCCCGGCGCCAAGGTGCTGGAGGCCGGAGCCGGTTCCGGGGCGTTGAGCTGTTCCCTGCTGCGGGCCGTCGGGGCCGGGGGCGAACTGCACTCCTATGAGCTGCGCGAGGACTTCGCCCAGATCGCCCGGCGCAACGTGGAGTCCTTCTTCAACGGGCCCCACCCGGCCTGGCGTCTGCACGTCGGTGACGTCGGCGAGTGCACCGAGACGGGTTTCGACCGGATCATCCTGGACATGCTGGCCCCCTGGGAGAACCTCGACATGGTCGAGCGGGCCCTGCTGCCCGGGGGTGTCTTCATCGGCTACGTCGCCACCACCCCGCAGCTGTCCGAGCTGGTCGAGGCGCTGCGGGAGCGGGGCGGCTGGACCGAGCCGAGGGCCTGGGAGTCCCTGGTGCGGGACTGGCATGCCGAAGGGCTGGCGGTGCGACCGGACCACCGGATGATCGCCCACACCGCCTTCCTCGTCTCCGCGCGTAAGCTCGCCCCCGGAGTCACCGCACCGCCGCGCCGCCGCAAACCCAGCAAGGGCACGGAGGCGTACGTGCAACGTCGCCAGGCGCTGCGGGACGCGGAGGCGGCCCGGCAGGCGAGTGCCCTGTCGCAGACGCAACCGGACACGACGCAGGAGACGGGCAGGCCGTGA
- a CDS encoding response regulator transcription factor: MAEPTTSTRPVRILLADDQPLLRTGFRMVLGAEPDLDIVAEAGDGAEAVELSRRLLPDVVLMDVRMPRMDGVSATRAIVEAQLPVRVLILTTFELDEYVVGGLRAGASGFLAKDVPAEDLVAAIRTVAAGEAVVAPRILRRLLDRFADVLPDPAAAPPPALSRLTDREREVLVQVARGLSNAEIARTLSVSETTIKTHVGHVLTKLGLRDRVQAVVFAYESGLVRPGA; encoded by the coding sequence ATGGCCGAGCCGACGACGTCGACCCGACCGGTGCGCATTCTGCTCGCCGATGACCAGCCGTTGCTGCGTACCGGATTCCGGATGGTGCTCGGCGCGGAGCCGGACCTGGACATCGTGGCCGAGGCCGGCGACGGCGCGGAGGCGGTGGAGTTGTCCCGTCGGCTGCTGCCCGACGTGGTGTTGATGGATGTGCGGATGCCCCGGATGGACGGAGTCAGCGCCACCCGGGCGATCGTCGAGGCCCAACTGCCGGTCCGGGTGCTGATCCTGACCACCTTCGAACTCGACGAGTACGTGGTGGGTGGGCTGCGGGCCGGGGCCAGTGGCTTCCTGGCCAAGGACGTGCCGGCCGAGGACCTGGTGGCGGCGATCCGCACGGTGGCCGCCGGTGAGGCCGTGGTGGCCCCCCGCATCCTGCGCCGGCTGCTGGACCGCTTCGCCGACGTGCTGCCCGATCCGGCGGCCGCCCCACCGCCGGCGTTGAGCAGGCTCACCGACCGGGAACGGGAGGTGCTGGTGCAGGTGGCCCGAGGGCTGTCCAACGCGGAGATCGCCCGGACCCTGTCGGTGAGCGAGACCACCATCAAGACCCATGTCGGACATGTGTTGACCAAGCTCGGGCTGCGCGACCGGGTGCAGGCGGTGGTGTTCGCGTACGAGTCGGGTCTGGTCCGGCCGGGGGCGTAA
- a CDS encoding site-2 protease family protein, translating to MEQSRQPRPGRRSGLQVGRIFGVPLYLNASILLLAVLIIVLYGELAGQRLQLSPAAGYLVGAGFVGALLGSVLAHELGHALTARHFGIGVRGITLELLGGYTEMDRDAPSPRVDLLVSLAGPAVSAVLGGAAVAATLALPDRTVAHQLAFQLAVSNVIVALFNSLPGLPLDGGRALRAVVWAITRDRHRATEVAGWVGRVLALGTVALVGLLYAADILSLLALPLTGLVALTIWHGAGQSIRLARIGRRLPLVDLAHLARPVLAVPTGTPLAEAQRRAEELTPRRPVAVLVTDGSGRPVGVVDPAAAAAVPPHRRPWLAVDAVARGVADLPRMPVDTDGERVLETVQAHPGAQYLVTAGEDVVGILHIADLAQLLEPHRKMNT from the coding sequence GTGGAACAGAGCAGGCAGCCGCGGCCAGGCCGGCGTTCCGGCCTACAGGTCGGTCGGATCTTCGGGGTGCCGCTGTACCTGAACGCCTCGATCCTGCTGCTGGCAGTGCTGATCATCGTGCTCTACGGCGAGTTGGCCGGCCAACGGTTGCAGCTCTCGCCCGCCGCCGGCTACCTGGTCGGCGCCGGGTTCGTCGGTGCGTTGCTCGGCTCGGTGCTGGCCCACGAACTCGGCCACGCGCTGACCGCACGGCACTTCGGCATCGGGGTGCGGGGGATCACCCTGGAACTGCTCGGCGGGTACACCGAGATGGACCGCGACGCCCCCTCACCCCGGGTGGACCTGCTGGTCTCCCTGGCCGGGCCGGCGGTCTCCGCGGTGCTCGGCGGGGCCGCCGTCGCCGCCACCCTGGCCCTGCCCGACCGCACGGTGGCCCATCAGCTCGCCTTCCAACTGGCGGTGAGCAACGTCATCGTCGCCCTGTTCAACAGCCTGCCCGGCCTGCCCCTGGACGGCGGGCGGGCCCTGCGGGCGGTGGTGTGGGCGATCACCCGGGACCGGCACCGGGCCACCGAGGTGGCCGGTTGGGTGGGTCGGGTCCTGGCCCTGGGCACGGTGGCGCTGGTCGGGCTGCTCTACGCCGCCGACATCCTCAGTCTGCTGGCGCTGCCGTTGACCGGGCTGGTCGCGCTGACCATCTGGCACGGTGCCGGGCAGTCGATCCGGTTGGCCCGCATCGGCCGGCGGCTGCCCCTGGTCGACCTGGCCCACCTGGCCCGGCCGGTGCTCGCCGTGCCCACCGGCACCCCGTTGGCCGAGGCCCAGCGCCGGGCCGAAGAGCTCACCCCGCGACGGCCGGTGGCCGTGCTGGTGACCGACGGCTCAGGCCGACCGGTGGGGGTGGTCGACCCGGCCGCGGCGGCCGCCGTACCGCCGCACCGCCGACCCTGGCTGGCCGTGGACGCCGTCGCCCGCGGGGTGGCCGACCTGCCGAGAATGCCGGTGGACACCGACGGGGAGCGGGTGCTGGAGACCGTGCAGGCCCACCCGGGCGCGCAGTACCTCGTGACCGCAGGCGAAGATGTCGTCGGCATTCTGCACATCGCGGATCTGGCGCAACTGCTCGAACCTCACCGGAAGATGAACACGTGA
- a CDS encoding ABC transporter ATP-binding protein, whose product MTATTGRSAEAAARASDVWKVYGSGEAQVIALRGVTAEFERGRFTAIMGPSGSGKSTLMHCLAGLDTVTRGTVHVGDTTVTGLGDAGLTKLRRDKIGFIFQQFNLLPTLTAKENILLPLSIAGRKPDPAWYDTVIDTVGLRDRLDHRPAQLSGGQQQRVACARALVARPEVIFADEPTGNLDSRAGAEVLNFLRNSVRQHGQTIVMVTHDPTAAAYADRVVFLADGQIVSELIEPTADTVLDTMKKLDTLTEVAG is encoded by the coding sequence GTGACCGCTACGACAGGCCGATCGGCAGAGGCCGCAGCCCGAGCGAGCGACGTGTGGAAGGTTTACGGCAGCGGCGAGGCTCAGGTCATCGCGCTACGGGGGGTCACTGCCGAGTTCGAGCGTGGCCGGTTCACCGCGATCATGGGCCCCTCGGGCTCCGGCAAGTCGACACTGATGCACTGCCTGGCCGGGCTGGACACGGTCACCCGGGGCACGGTGCACGTCGGCGACACCACGGTCACCGGCCTGGGGGACGCCGGCCTGACGAAGTTGCGCCGGGACAAGATCGGCTTCATCTTCCAGCAGTTCAACCTGCTGCCGACGTTGACCGCCAAGGAGAACATCCTGCTGCCGCTGTCCATCGCCGGTCGCAAACCCGACCCGGCGTGGTACGACACCGTGATCGACACGGTCGGGCTGCGGGACCGCCTCGATCACCGGCCGGCCCAGCTCTCCGGTGGCCAGCAGCAGCGGGTGGCGTGCGCGCGGGCGCTGGTGGCCCGCCCCGAGGTGATCTTCGCCGACGAGCCGACCGGCAACCTGGACTCCCGCGCCGGCGCGGAGGTGCTCAACTTCCTGCGCAACTCCGTACGCCAGCACGGTCAGACCATCGTCATGGTGACCCACGATCCGACCGCCGCCGCGTACGCCGACCGGGTGGTCTTCCTCGCCGACGGGCAGATCGTCTCCGAGCTGATCGAGCCGACCGCCGACACCGTGCTGGACACGATGAAGAAGCTGGACACCCTTACCGAGGTGGCCGGCTGA